Proteins from one Sander lucioperca isolate FBNREF2018 chromosome 16, SLUC_FBN_1.2, whole genome shotgun sequence genomic window:
- the LOC118493469 gene encoding adhesion G protein-coupled receptor B2-like — MNTAGGVCLSVLSSLLAVAGALAALSALALAPLSALAEAARGAGIPSTGAEGSPSPVSSPCSSLVAGVLYGSFSLRELFPSRTPGCSWSLENPDPTKYSLYLRFTRHPIICRTHSPMLLSLDHHLANQSCPLHLQTAAARDQEVIDLCGSQSNSEGPYSFLQFDKNFVQLCLARHPAADEPQVSKELLELRLVEVLLINNENSSQFTCGVLCRWFEECLRTGHSGDQEVSDGDGCGMTQTGCICPNHNIMAPPIPLLPETPHSFSNGSLVPDDCCVTELHSNEAIAIAPRDVRQGRIMLNISTLLCTRHIIHAL, encoded by the coding sequence ATGAACACTGCTGGTggggtgtgtctgtctgtgctgtcCTCTCTCCTGGCTGTGGCTGGGGCCCTGGCTGCCTTGTCTGCCCTAGCTCTAGCTCCTCTCTCTGCCCTGGCTGAGGCTGCCCGTGGGGCTGGCATCCCCAGCACCGGGGCAGAGGGGTCCCCCTCGCCCGTCTCCTCACCATGCTCCAGCCTTGTAGCTGGCGTGCTCTATGGCTCTTTCTCCCTAAGGGAGCTATTTCCCTCCCGGACGCCAGGGTGTTCCTGGTCCCTGGAAAACCCTGATCCCACCAAGTACTCCCTCTACCTCCGGTTCACCCGCCACCCTATCATCTGCCGTACACACTCTCCCATGCTCCTCTCCCTTGACCACCACCTGGCCAATCAAAGCTGTCCCCTTCACTTACAGACAGCTGCTGCCAGGGATCAGGAAGTCATTGATCTTTGTGGCAGCCAATCCAACTCAGAGGGACCGTACTCCTTCCTACAGTTTGATAAGAACTTTGTCCAACTATGTCTAGCGAGACACCCAGCTGCGGATGAGCCTCAGGTTTCTAAGGAATTGCTGGAGCTGAGACTGGTAGAGGTGTTACTCATTAACAACGAGAACTCCAGTCAGTTTACCTGCGGCGTGCTCTGCCGATGGTTTGAGGAGTGTTTACGCACAGGGCACAGTGGAGACCAGGAGGTTTCTGACGGAGATGGTTGTGGGATGACCCAGACGGGATGTATCTGTCCaaaccacaacatcatggcACCACCTATTCCGTTGCTCCCAGAGACGCCCCACAGTTTCAGCAATGGTTCGCTCGTTCCCGATGACTGCTGCGTCACTGAGCTGCATTCCAATGAAGCAATCGCCATAGCACCCAGAGATGTTCGACAAGGTAGGATTATGTTAAACATTAGCACACTTCTCTGCACTCGGCATATTATTCATGCCCTGTAA